From one Bacteroides eggerthii genomic stretch:
- a CDS encoding toprim domain-containing protein — MTSQEANLIPLEDILSYYGHNPSRHFGGYDMYSSPFRRDSSPSFKVFKDENRWYDFGEGTHGRAVDLVMRIENCSFPEAMRRIGEMGLTGQAGATSGQTSVREKKALSGSSMKILGTVPLGNRHLLEYAASRGIDADVIRKYCVEVHYCFEKNPREKYAIGFANDHQGFELRNSMFKGCANAKDITSIAEGNRSCAVFEGFFDLLSFKQYAKDHPELPALRKLDVCVLNSTAIVERSKDFLSRYEKVHAFLDNDGPGREAFRKMQRFLPKGAVLVNESERLYPSCNDFNEFLQKMKCPVSGHEM; from the coding sequence ATGACATCACAGGAAGCCAACTTGATACCGTTGGAAGATATTCTCTCCTATTACGGGCATAATCCTTCCCGGCACTTCGGGGGATATGACATGTACAGTTCACCTTTCCGGCGTGACAGCTCGCCGAGTTTCAAGGTTTTCAAAGACGAGAACCGCTGGTATGACTTTGGCGAGGGCACTCATGGCAGGGCCGTAGACCTGGTCATGCGCATTGAGAACTGTTCCTTTCCGGAGGCTATGCGCCGTATCGGGGAAATGGGTCTTACAGGACAGGCCGGTGCTACCTCCGGACAGACTTCCGTCCGGGAGAAGAAAGCACTTTCGGGAAGTTCGATGAAGATTCTGGGAACCGTTCCCTTGGGAAACCGCCATCTGCTTGAGTATGCGGCCTCGCGTGGTATCGATGCGGACGTCATCCGTAAGTATTGTGTGGAGGTTCACTACTGTTTTGAAAAGAACCCCCGCGAGAAATACGCGATTGGATTTGCCAATGACCATCAGGGGTTCGAATTGCGGAACAGCATGTTCAAGGGGTGTGCCAATGCCAAGGACATTACCAGCATTGCAGAAGGCAACCGTTCCTGTGCCGTTTTCGAAGGTTTCTTCGACCTGCTCAGCTTCAAACAGTATGCAAAGGACCATCCTGAACTGCCGGCACTGAGGAAGCTGGATGTATGTGTGCTCAACTCCACGGCCATTGTCGAACGTTCGAAAGATTTCCTTTCAAGGTATGAGAAAGTACACGCTTTCCTTGACAATGACGGCCCGGGACGGGAGGCTTTCCGAAAAATGCAACGGTTCCTTCCAAAAGGTGCGGTATTGGTGAATGAGTCGGAGCGTCTGTATCCGTCATGCAATGATTTTAACGAATTCCTGCAGAAAATGAAATGCCCGGTAAGCGGGCATGAGATGTGA
- a CDS encoding DUF4373 domain-containing protein — MPKTAKKGFTYFRFETDHFYDPKVKRLKNKFGMEGWGVFHFIVNEIFRVEGCYMVMDADGLFDIADYSRMDECRIAAIIDYCTDLGLFDKRLWQEKQILTSEYIQELYTGICKAIHRRPAIPGELLLYSPENLPETVPASYPVPEEPVSTMEANVSVLPEKEKASRPESPDTHPLPASGVSHEVLREKAEILRENKPQNKNKENISSPNPSNIPSGNSDEENFLSRKLKSMGVSENNIRWVHFLRGYYPDFPVKTAIREIEQSHFQLTTFNYLEPLINNYIAKYNAEYGQADRERKQAETMRSMRKTLELLGIAARDQLEIMQLASAAPVVLASVLKETWGNRRIKSPTRFILSRMRQAVPMSA, encoded by the coding sequence ATGCCAAAAACAGCAAAAAAAGGTTTCACCTATTTCAGATTTGAAACCGATCATTTTTATGATCCGAAAGTCAAGCGGCTAAAGAACAAATTCGGAATGGAAGGCTGGGGCGTTTTTCATTTCATCGTGAATGAGATCTTTCGTGTGGAAGGATGCTACATGGTGATGGATGCCGACGGCCTGTTCGACATAGCGGACTATTCCCGCATGGATGAGTGCCGTATTGCCGCCATCATCGATTATTGTACAGACCTGGGACTGTTCGACAAAAGGCTCTGGCAGGAGAAACAAATCCTTACCAGCGAATACATACAGGAACTGTATACCGGTATCTGTAAAGCCATTCACCGCAGGCCTGCCATTCCCGGAGAACTTCTTCTTTATTCACCGGAAAATTTGCCGGAAACAGTGCCCGCATCATATCCTGTCCCGGAAGAACCGGTATCCACTATGGAAGCCAACGTTTCCGTCTTACCCGAAAAAGAGAAAGCTTCCCGGCCGGAATCTCCCGATACCCATCCGTTACCGGCTTCAGGAGTATCACATGAGGTTCTTCGCGAAAAAGCTGAAATACTTCGCGAAAATAAACCACAAAATAAAAACAAAGAAAACATATCCTCCCCAAACCCCTCAAACATTCCTTCGGGCAATTCGGATGAGGAGAATTTTCTTTCAAGGAAGCTTAAAAGCATGGGAGTATCCGAGAACAATATCCGGTGGGTACATTTCCTGAGAGGATATTATCCGGATTTTCCAGTCAAGACAGCTATCCGGGAGATTGAGCAGAGCCATTTCCAACTCACCACGTTCAATTATCTGGAACCCCTGATAAACAACTATATCGCCAAGTACAATGCCGAATACGGGCAGGCGGACCGTGAAAGGAAACAGGCTGAGACGATGCGCTCCATGCGCAAGACTCTCGAACTTCTGGGGATCGCCGCAAGAGACCAGCTGGAGATCATGCAGCTTGCCTCCGCCGCGCCTGTAGTACTGGCTTCCGTCCTGAAGGAAACCTGGGGCAACAGGAGAATTAAAAGCCCCACAAGGTTTATCCTGAGCCGTATGCGCCAGGCCGTACCCATGTCGGCATAG
- a CDS encoding DUF4373 domain-containing protein: MNTPSFTDGTNHSLSKTLQGKCTTRPYYEISTSQFSDMKIRRLMRKYGFGGYSIYRYLVNEALHQGDYFLPWCEDTARKTASYWNTSLEDVTRIVKGCIQVGLFNGGLYRKYRVLTSEDIQQNYLKTCCMLSRLPDISEELELAVS; the protein is encoded by the coding sequence ATGAATACCCCAAGCTTTACAGACGGAACAAACCATTCCCTTTCCAAGACGCTGCAAGGAAAGTGCACTACACGTCCCTATTATGAGATAAGCACTTCGCAATTTTCGGACATGAAAATCAGACGGCTCATGCGTAAGTACGGTTTCGGAGGATACAGCATCTACCGGTATCTTGTAAACGAGGCTCTCCATCAAGGAGACTATTTCCTTCCCTGGTGTGAGGATACAGCCCGGAAAACCGCTTCTTACTGGAATACTTCTTTGGAAGATGTAACCCGGATTGTGAAGGGTTGCATACAAGTCGGCCTGTTCAACGGCGGACTGTACAGGAAGTACCGGGTACTTACTTCGGAGGACATACAGCAGAACTACCTGAAGACCTGCTGCATGCTTTCCCGGCTTCCCGACATATCCGAAGAGCTGGAGCTTGCGGTCAGTTGA
- a CDS encoding DUF5106 domain-containing protein: MTLYSPLRHYRRYPRRSRTPRALRWFAAVVLLLLSLLPLFAGCASQSAETERGTAHSEAAFTLPDIPPLLVTSEARASYLAAHYWQGFNFRDTALISRPEVTEQALADFLDILSRVPPKEAQSSLTAMMDSAAVDSAMYAHFMKLSGKYLYEPNSPFRNEEYYIPVLRHIIASSRLGEPDKARAKFRLDMALKNRPGDVAADFAYTLADGTVGSLRQIKSSYTLLFFNSPDCEDCRRVKDYMAASEYLAGMTGEGSARRPRLVILAVYPDEDVEQWRAAAYPPCMLNARDASQVINRHRLYDLKAVPCLYLLDADKRVLLKDVTVEHVELYLREHARN; this comes from the coding sequence ATGACCCTATACAGTCCCCTACGCCATTACCGCCGCTACCCCCGCCGTTCCCGCACGCCTCGTGCACTGCGCTGGTTTGCCGCCGTTGTGCTGTTGCTGCTGTCGCTCCTGCCGTTGTTTGCCGGATGCGCTTCGCAATCCGCAGAAACGGAGCGCGGTACGGCGCACTCCGAAGCGGCATTCACATTGCCCGACATCCCCCCGCTGCTCGTCACTTCCGAGGCGCGTGCTTCCTACTTGGCGGCGCACTACTGGCAGGGGTTCAACTTCCGCGATACTGCGCTCATTTCCCGTCCGGAAGTCACCGAACAGGCGTTGGCCGATTTTCTGGACATCCTCTCGCGTGTTCCGCCGAAGGAAGCGCAGAGCAGCCTTACGGCCATGATGGACTCCGCCGCTGTGGACAGTGCCATGTACGCCCACTTCATGAAGTTGTCGGGGAAATACCTCTACGAGCCCAACTCGCCTTTCCGCAACGAGGAGTACTACATCCCTGTGCTGCGCCACATCATCGCTTCGTCCCGTCTGGGCGAACCGGACAAGGCGCGCGCTAAGTTCAGGCTGGACATGGCGTTGAAGAACCGTCCGGGCGATGTGGCGGCGGACTTCGCCTACACCCTTGCCGACGGCACTGTCGGCAGCCTCCGGCAGATAAAGTCAAGCTATACCCTGCTGTTCTTCAACTCGCCCGACTGCGAGGACTGCCGCCGCGTAAAGGATTACATGGCTGCTTCGGAGTACCTCGCCGGTATGACGGGAGAGGGTTCCGCCCGTCGTCCCCGGCTGGTTATCCTTGCCGTCTATCCCGATGAGGACGTGGAGCAGTGGCGTGCGGCGGCTTATCCGCCCTGCATGCTCAACGCCCGCGACGCCTCGCAGGTCATCAACCGCCACCGGCTCTACGACCTGAAAGCGGTTCCCTGTCTCTATCTGCTCGATGCCGACAAGCGGGTGCTGCTGAAAGACGTCACAGTGGAGCATGTGGAACTGTATTTGAGAGAGCATGCAAGAAATTGA